AAACGCATTATTATTGTGTAGGGTATTCGGTTTTATTTTATCGTTTAGATGGAGAAGAAATAGGAAGTTTAGTCGACCAACAAGGGAAAGTAGCTTCCGTGGAAGTAATTGCAACATTCCTACCGCGAGTAGTCGTAGAATCATTAATGTCTGCATTAAAACGAGCAGATTTAGAAATGGAAGGATTAACGTTAGAACCAATCGCAGCCATTAATGTATTAATTCCCACATCTATGCGTCGCTTAAACGTTGCTCTAGTCGACATTGGCGCTGGAACATCCGATATTGCCATTACAGATCGTGGCACCGTTGTCGCTTACGGAATGGTTCCAACTGCTGGCGATGAAATAACAGAAGCACTTAGCGATCAATTTTTGTTGGATTTCCCCCTTGCTGAAAAAGTAAAAAGAAATCTTCGAACAGAAGAGTTCGTATCTATTCAAGACATTCTTGGTTTTGATACAGATGTCGCCTCAGAAGAAGTAATTGTACAAATCGAACCAGCGATACGTCGCTTAGCAAATGAAATCTCGATCGAAATTTTAAGGTTAAACAATCAGCAAGCACCAAAAGCTGTCATGCTAGTAGGCGGTGGTAGTTTAACACCAAAAATCACAACCATTCTCGCAGAATTGCTTCAACTTCCTGAAAACCGTGTTGCAATTCGTGGGATTGACGCGATTCAGTCTCTTACAAAAGAGGATCATATTCCAATCACGCCAGAACTAGTTACCCCAATTGGAATTGCGATCGCTGCAAAAAAAGCGCCAATTCATTATTTATCTGTTCGTGTAAATGAACAAGTTGTCCGCTTGTTTGAGCTGAAAGAAATGACGGTTGGAGATGCGTTCTTAGCCGCAAACATTAAAGCGAGAAATCTGTATGGGAAACCCGGTTTAGCTATTTCAATAGATGTAAACGGATCTGCTATCCATATACCAGGGGAACATGGAAAACCTTCCGAAATTTTTGTTAATGGAAAAACTGCAACCACGAAAACCTTTATTCAACAGCACGACGAAATTACGATTCTCCCAGGCGAGGATGGGGCAAATGCATCTGTAACAGTAAAATCTATTATTGATGATGCAACAATTAAAACAATTACGGTAAATGGACGAATGTATGTCGTTGAACCGACAATTCTGATAAACGGTAAGAAAGAAACACTCGATTACGTATTAAAAGAACGCGATTCTGTTTCATTCATGCCGATCCTCACCATTGAACAAGCGTTAAGAAAAATCAATCGAGAGGATTTACTACAATTACTAAAACCTTACCAACTCACTATTGATGGGAAAGTAACTTATTTCCCGGAGTTTACGGCTACGATGAAAGTAAATACAAAAGTGGCAAAAAACAGCTATCCTCTGGAAGATAATGCAAATATTGTGATAGAAGCGAAGAACTCGTCAACTGCTCGTGCTATTATTGAATCCCTAGGCGAAAAAGTAATGGACGGCATACGAGTAAAGTTTCAATCGGAAGTAGTGGAATTATCAAAGGAAATTACCTCGATATATGTACGAGAGCAAAAAATGAAGCTAGAAGAATTAATACCTACTGGAACATCCATTCATCTAAAGAAACATCCAATAGAACCTTGGATCTTTCAAGATGTATTTCGATTTGCTAACTGGCAGTTACCAAATTCTGTTAAAGGACAAATCGCTATTTTGAAAAACAACGAACCATCTGGATTTGATTCTCCTATTTTTGGTGGAGATACGCTAGAAATTGTGTTCACATAAAATAATCCTCCGAGCGAAAATACTACTCGGAGGATTATTTTTATTTTTGTTCTTCCACAGCTTCTTTTAGTGCTTGTGAAGTGGGAGTTTCAGCAGAAGAATTTTCAATTGTTTGTTCGATTGTTTCTACAAAATCAATTGGTTCTTCTCCTTCTGAAGATGCAGTTCCATCATCCATCGGACCTGTTGTACCTTTTTTGGACTTCACTTTTTCCATCATAGTTGTGGATTGCTCTTTCAATTGAGAAGATAATTGAGACGTTTTTTCTTTTGCTGTTGTAGAAAATTCTGCTGTCTTATCTTTTAAATTAACTGCTTGTGTCGAAACGTTTTCACGAAGTTCTTTTCCTGTTTTCGGAGCTAAAAACAGTGCTGCTGCCGCTCCAATTACACCCCCAACAAGTGCGCCAATTAAAAAATCTTTTCCATTCACTTCATCTGAAGTATACATAGAATTGGAATAATAATCGGGAGAGTACTCCTTTGGTTGTGGCAAGTAAGATTCTGTTTGGCGAGATTTCTCTCGGTAAAATTGTTCATTGTACTCTGGATTATTATAATTTGGTTTATAGTGTGTCATTTACATTCCTCCTAATAGTGGAAGCTGCACGAGCTTCTTCAATCGCTTTCTTTTCTTTCCATTTATCTCGGATACCAAATGCGACATTACTCCACTGCACTACTTGTGCAATCTTGTCTTCATTTCGTTCCACTTCTGTTGATATAGAAGAAGTAATTCTTCGCACAGATGTGTTTAAACCATTAACGGATTCTCCTACATTCTTCACTGCATCTACTACAGTATTCAATTTTTCAGATTTCACTTGAATGTCTGCAGCTAATCCATTTGTTTTATGCAGTAAATCAGTCGTTTCTCTTGTCACTCCTTGTAACTGCCCTTCAAGACCAGCCATTGTCTGAGAGACACTGTTTAACGTCTTTTTCAATGAAAATAACGTCATAGCTAAACCTACACAAAGCACTAAAAATGCGATGGCGGCAATTAACGCTGCTATGTATAACAAATTTTCCATCGTATCCCTCCTCTAAATCATGATTCTCTTTAATTATTTTCCCATAATTCGTAGGAAATAAACTTATACCTCTATAATTTTCGACATTTGAAGAAAAATTCCTTCCTGATTTTCTACGAAATTGTTTGTTTCTATCATCTATGGTTTTGAAACATGCGTCAATTTATTTCGTCCACATAGACAGATCTAAAAAGTGAAGGATGAATAAAATGAAAGCAATAATTTTTGATATGGATGGTACTTTATTTCAAACTGCTACCATTTTAGAACCAGCATTAGAAGCTACGTTTGATGAGTTAAGAAAAAATAATGTATGGGATGGTTCAACACCGATTGAATTGTATCGAAGCATTATGGGAGTTCCATTACCAATCGTTTGGCAACACCTTTTACCAAACCATTCAGCGTCAAGTCGACATAAAGCAGATACCATTTTTCAAAAGAAATTAATTGAATTAATTGCAAATGGGAATGGAGCTCTTTACCCACATGTTCTTGATATTTTTCGCTACTTAGAAGAAAAAGATAGATCGATCTTTATCGCTAGCAATGGATTGGTCGATTATTTACGTGCAATCGTTCAATTTTACAAGCTTGATCAATGGATTTTAGAAACTTTTAGTATTCAACAAATTGATTCCCTTGATAAAGGAGAATTAGTGAAATTAATAAAAGAGAGTTACAGCATAACTGACGCAATTGTGGTTGGGGATCGTTTGTCAGATTTTTCAGCTGCAAAAGAGAATGGATTCCCTTCTATCGGCTGTGATTTTGATTTCGCTCATAAAGAAGAATTATCTCAAGCAGATATAATCATTCAAGATTTACGAGAAATAAAAAAATTCGTTTAGTGACTTGTACGATAAGACATGCATCGTTTCTTCTGTTATATAAAAATCCGTTTAAACGAGTCGACGCGTCTAAACGGATTTCCTATCTTCTATTGTTTTGTTATTTTTTCCATAAATGCACGTTGGAATTTTTGCACATCCCCTGCACCCATAAATAAATGTACTGCTTCGTGATGTTTTTCTAATACGTCAATTGAATCTGTCGTTAGAAGTTGACAATTTGGAATTAAATCGCTTAAATCCTGAATCGATAAATCTCCTTCACTCTCACGAGCTGAGCTAAAAATATCACATAAGTACACATGGTCAGCCAAGGAGAGACTGTCTGCAAATTCTTGTAAAAAGGTTTTTGTACGTGAAAAAGTATGCGGTTGAAAAATCGCAATTACTTCTTTGTCCGGGAATTTTTGCCGTGCAGAACGTATCGTTGCAGTAATTTCTGTTGGATGATGAGCATAGTCATCGATTAAAATATACTCTTCTACTTCCGTCTGGCTGAATCTTCTTTTTACGCCTTTGTAGCTTGTCAATTGATCTTGAATCGTTGCTGCTGGTATTCCTTCATAATGACATAAAGAAATGACTGCTAAAGCATTTAAAACGGCATGATCGCCAAATAATGGAACATGGAAGTTTGCATAAAATTCATTTCTTACAAACACGTCAAATCGTGCACCAGTGTCATCCTTTACGACATTACGAGCTTCGAAATCATTTTCTGCTCCAAAACCATAATACACAACTGGAACATTCGCTTGAATTTTTTGTAAATATTCGTCATCTCCACATGCAATAATTGCCTTTTTCACTTGGAGTGCCACTGATTGGAATGCAGAAAATACATCGTCAATACCAGTAAAATAATCCGGATGGTCGAAATCGATATTGGTCATAATCATATAGTCAGGATGATACGCTAAAAAATGTCGGCGATATTCACAAGCTTCAAATGCAAAGTAAGTTGCAGCACGTTCCCCTGAACCAGTACCGTCACCTATTAAAAAAGAAGTGGCAGCATGACCACGGAGGACATGAGCTGCTAAACCAGTAGTGGAGGTTTTTCCGTGAGCACCTGTTATTCCTATGGAAGTGAATTGTTCCATATAAGCACCTAAAAAGACATGGTAACGAATAATTTCAACACCTAGCTCACGTGCTCGTACAAGTTCTTCATGGTCATCTTTAAAAGCGTTTCCTGCAATGATCGTCATACCTAATTGAATGTTATCTGCTGAAAACGGTAGAACGGTAATTCCACGGTCATGTAATGGGGCTTCTGTAAAAAAATATTTTTCAATATCTGAGCCCTGCACTTTATTCCCCGCATCGTGCAAAATCTGGGCTAACGAACTCATCCCCGACCCCTTAATCCCTGTAAAATGAAACAATGTCATGTATGTTGAACCTCCTGAATAGGTTGCATTTCTAATTTACTCTATACCCTTAGTTATGCATGAAATGTATTGATTAGTCAAAAAAACTAGTAATATCGGAAGAGCTGATTAATACTTCTCGTGGTTTACTACCATTCTGCCCAGAGATGAATCCTTGTTCTTCCATCGAATCTATTAATCGAGCTGCTCGATTATACCCTATATGAAACTTTCGTTGCAATAGAGAAGTGGAAGCAGACGATTGCTCCACAATGAAGCGACAAGCTTCTTCTAACAACTCATCTTGATCAACAGCAGAGTCTACGCGTTTGATTAACTCCTCTTGTACGAAGACATAGTCTGGTTCACCTTGTGCTCTGGCGTGTTCAACTATTTGCTCAATTTCATCATCCGTCACAAATGTTCCCTGAATTCGAATTGGGCTAGACATACCATTGCCTAGGTAAAGCATATCTCCTCTACCAAGAAGTCTTTCAGCTCCTTGCGTATCTAATATCGTTCGTGAATCAATTTGGGAAGAGACAGAGAATGCAATTCTTGTCGGGATATTTGCTTTAATCAATCCAGTAATAACGTCGACGGATGGTCGTTGAGTAGCCAAGATTAAATGAATGCCGCAAGCTCTTGCTTTTTGTGCAATACGGCAAATCGATTCTTCTACTTCAGAAGGGGCCATCATCATTAAATCTGCCAACTCATCAATAACAATGACAATATACGGTAGTTTCAACGAATAACTTTTATTGTTTTCTGCTAAGTGATTATAACGTTCAATATCTCTTGCACCTGAATGCGCAAATAACTGATATCGTCTCTCCATTTCTTCTACTGCCCATTTTAGTGCAGCAGTAGCTGCCTTTACATCCGTTATTACCGGACTAATCAAATGCGGAATATGATTAAACGGTGCAAGTTCAACCACTTTCGGATCAATTAAGAGCAATTTTAAATCCTTTGGCGACGCTTTGTACAGAAGACTCACAAGTAAAGAATTAATACAGACCGATTTACCTGAACCAGTAGCTCCAGCAATTAGCCCGTGCGGCATTTTACGTAAATCAATTGAAATAGGAGTTCCAGTTAAATCGAGTCCAAGTGCAGCTTGAACAGGTGATTCTGAATTCATAAACGTCGAATGATTTGTCACTTCGGATAAATTTACAGCTCGAGAAGTACGATTTGGAATTTCTATTCCAATTGAACTTTTCCCTGGAATTGGGGCTTGAATTCGGATATCTCTTGCAGCCAGTGCTAATTTTAAATCATCTGCTAAATTACGAATCTTACTTACTTTTGTCCCTTGGGACACCTTTAACTCAAATTGTGTTACCGCTGGTCCTTGCACCATCTGAACTACTTCCCCTTTTACTTGGAAATACGAAAGTGCTTCCACTAGTTGAGCCGCTTGATGTTGCATCCATTCCAAATCTTGCACTTCGCCAAGAGGCTGGTTCAAGAGATGGGCTGGCGGAAACAAGTGAGTGGATGGAGAACGATGTCCTGAGTCAGTCTCATTACTTGTATAGTTAGTTGAGACGGGTTGTTCAAGAGAAGTTGAATTTTCTTCAGAAATGGTGCGCGTAGGATTATTTCTAACACCATCGTTGACTGAAGACAGTTCGGGTGTTTCTTCTGAAATTGTTACCCCACCTTGAACAGACGAATCGGTCGAGACATGATTTGCAGGAACCTCTATATGATTCCGTTCCATTTGTTTTGCAAAGGGTACATCTTGCTTTTCAGCTAGTCTCTTTTTATCAGATGACAACATCATTACATTAAACGGTAAACTTTTCTTGGTTTCTTTCGGCGTTTCCTGAGAAGATTGATGCTCCCCTCCTTTTAAAGGTGAATCCGAAGAATCACCAGCAGTTACAATGGATGGTGCATTCTGACCTTTTGTATGGTTTCTTGTCGTTTCGGTCGAGATGGTTGAAACATTAGACGTAGCTAAATGTTTCTCCAATACATCTGATGATTGATTTTTCGCCGAATTAGAAGTCAATGCTGTTCTTTCATTAGGAGAAGAATCAGATGGAATTTGTTTCGTTTCATTGGTGATTGAAAAAGATTTTTCGTTATTTTCTATCGTATTCACGTTGGGTTGAATCATTGAATGATGTCGTTCGATCGTAGCTTTATCTACTTGATGAGATTCGGTAGGTTGAGCATGTTCGATTGAATCTTCCGAACGTACTTGGTTCTCCTTCGCTTTTAATAACTCTTCAATTGGCTTTGGAGTCGATTGGTTTTTACCATGAATTGGTGAAATGAATTCTGTTGGACGATACATTTTTTTCGTCGCTGACAAAGTAGGTTTCGTTCTATTTTTAATGACAGATGCTGGTTCAGGAGTACTCTTATAATTTGGTTTAGTAGGTTCAATAACCGTGTCATTCGGAATGGAAATATTTTTCCATTTTTCCACTTCATCATCTGACAAAACTGGAAAGCGAAACGGTGTCTTTTTTGTATATGTATGTTCTATTTCATTTGTTGATAAATGGTCTGATTCTTCCTCATGATCGGAGAAAATCATCTTTCCAATTTTTTGAATAAATAATTTCACAAAACACGCTTCCTTTCACATCTCTCATTTTATCAGCTTTCTTATTGATTTCCAATGAGTCGAAAGATGAGAACTCCATAATAATGACTAAATAAATGGAATCAATAGTTTCAGAACCAGTCATTGCAGAAAAGTTACAGCGACTTCCCTAAAACTGAATCAGAGAATCGATCGCATACACCAGTGAATCGATCCACCAAAACAATTTCATTACCTGGTTCCTTTAATTCCAAGCCATACGTCACTTATTCCATAAAAAAATAGCTGCTCCTATTGGAACAGCTTGTTTGTTACATAAATTTCGAACCAATTTCTGCATTTTCTTCTAATACAAGAATACCTTTTTCTTGTGGAGCATTTGGAAGATTTAACTCTTTAGCGGAGCAGATCATTCCTGCGGAAGCTAATCCTCGTAGTTCTGAGTCTTTTATGTGCATCCCAGATGGCATAACCGCTCCTACTTTAGCTACAACAACTTTTTGTCCAGCAGCGACGTTTGGAGCTCCACATACGATTTGTACCGTTTCTTCTCCTACATCTACTTGACATACACTTAATTTGTCCGCATTTGGATGTGCATCTTTAGATACAATATACCCTACGACAAATTTTGGAGATAAATCTACTTCAAAGGTTAAGGAAACGTTATTTTTGTTTAGCGCTTCTTTCACTGCCGCAATTTTTTCTTCGTTCCATTCGATTGCACCTTGTTCTTCCCAGTGGAAATAGGTACTTGCTTTAAACAAATTAAACCCAAGAATCGTATTTGCTTCATCTTTAATAAGCGTGATATCGCCTTTTGTTTCCGTTATAATTTCTTGCGGTTTTGTATCATTTAGTTGTACTAAAAGTACATCTCCAATTCCGTTGTTGTTGTAAAACGCTTGTGTCATTTGTCTTTCTCCTTATCTGGTTTCGTTTTGGCTAAGATAAAGATCGGTTCGAGTTCTCCATTTTCATATACAAATGAGAGAGATGTGATAGGAACTTTTCCAGTGGTGAAAAAGTGCATTGTCATTTGCGCTAAAATATCGTAACCCATCTCATTTCGAATATCTCCAATGATCAGCACATCTTGATGAGGGACGGATAGGGTCATATCACCTTGTATTTGAATGGACATATCTTCTAAAAACTTCTCATTTAGTAATCGACTAGCATCATAACCATCGTTGTGATTTAAGAAATAAAAAACATTATCTGAAACGATATCCATTTTAGTGTCTACAGGAAGCTTCTTTACTTGAAATCTTGCCGATTCTTTCACTTGATCATTTGACCATCCTAATTGTTTTACCATTTCAACATCTAACAATCGATACGTATTTCCTAAGTCTAATGCATAAAAAATGCGCGTCTCGGCTGTATGCTCTTCGGTGAGAAATTCTTGATTTCCTTTGGATACCTTTGGAAAGGAAGTAGAGCGAATGATGGGATAAACTTGGTCTAGTGACGCTTGAATTCCTTTTTGCTCTTTTTCCATAGCTAGAAACGTTTGTTCGACTAAATAGACAACTTCATCAATCGCTTTATCGGCGTTTAATTCGTATTTCGCTATTAACGAACCAATGGAAATAGTTATGCCTTTTTTAAGCGTCCGTCTGGTTATTTTAAGGCTATTTTGTTCGCGGTTATAATCATACTCCCAAGTAGATTCGGGAAGTTTTGTTTTAAGCATTTCGATTAATTCTAGAGGTTTCATGACGGCCTCCTTTCATAGTAAAACGGCATTCCTGAAATGGAATACCGCTCACGCCGTTATAAAGTGTGTAAAAACTGTTCAATTTCTTCTTTTGTTTTTCGTTCTTTACTAACAAATCTACCTACTTCATTACCATTTTTGAAGGCAACAAAACTTGGTATCCCAAAAATATCCATTCCAACACATACATCGATAAATTTGTCTCGATCAATCGTAACAAACGTTATTTCTGGATGTTCGTTTTCAATGGTTGGTAATATGGGGTCTAAAAATCTGCAATCAGGACACCAGTCTGCTGTAAAATGAAAAACCGTGAAATCACCATTTTTAAAGCCTTGCAGTTGTTCAGTTGTCTCCAACTCCATCATTCTTACCACTCCTTACATTTCCACCGATCGGACAATTTCCATCATAGTACCTATTGATGTTTGAACATCTGATTTGTCACTGATAGTAGTCATTTTCACCCCACCAATACTGACCATAATTTCATATTGGTCTTCCCCGGAAGGCAAAATAGCGACAAACCCAAAATTCCCATTGGACTCAAACGTTTCTTCCGCTACAATGACTTCTTTTTTCTCTGCTTGTAGCAGGTCGTAAAACAAATGACTATCATTTGCTTCGTTCGGATTAATGAATAACACATACGAATCTTGCCCTTGTTTCAAAACGATGTTCGTTTCATCTGATTCTTCTTGTACTAGAAAACCACCAGGAAGATAAAATGAAACGTCATCCACTTTTTCATTCGGATCCTTCGGGGCAGACTCCATTTTATCCTTTGCATCTTGGAATCCATTTTCAGCTTGCTCGTCAATGGATGCTGAACATCCTGATAGGACAAATGCGGCAAATAAGAAAAGTAATGCAGCTATCTTTTTTTGCACGTTAATACCTCCTAGAAATGCCATTATACATTCTGCTTAATTGTTTCTAAAGTTGTACGATCTGCAGTTTGAATTAGTTTTATCAGTAATTCTTTCGCAGCTGCATAATCGTCTGTATGGATAATAGAAGCAGCAGTGTGAATATATCGAGAACAAATTCCAATGACCGCGCTTGGAACACCTTCATTTGCCATGTGTACACGCCCCGCATCAGTTCCGCCTTGAGACATGAAATATTGATACGGAATATTATTTGACTCTGCAGTGTCTAAAACAAATTCACGCATTCCTTTATGTGTAACCATACTGCGATCAAAGATTCGAAGTAGTGTTCCTTTTCCAAGTTGTCCAAATTCATTCTTATCCCCAGACATGTCGTTTGCAGGACTAGCATCTAATGCAAAAAACAAATCAGGTTTAATCATCGTTGCAGAAGCTTGTGCTCCTCTTAAACCTACTTCTTCCATCACGTTTGCACCAGAATAAAGCGTATTTG
The Paenisporosarcina cavernae genome window above contains:
- the murC gene encoding UDP-N-acetylmuramate--L-alanine ligase gives rise to the protein MTLFHFTGIKGSGMSSLAQILHDAGNKVQGSDIEKYFFTEAPLHDRGITVLPFSADNIQLGMTIIAGNAFKDDHEELVRARELGVEIIRYHVFLGAYMEQFTSIGITGAHGKTSTTGLAAHVLRGHAATSFLIGDGTGSGERAATYFAFEACEYRRHFLAYHPDYMIMTNIDFDHPDYFTGIDDVFSAFQSVALQVKKAIIACGDDEYLQKIQANVPVVYYGFGAENDFEARNVVKDDTGARFDVFVRNEFYANFHVPLFGDHAVLNALAVISLCHYEGIPAATIQDQLTSYKGVKRRFSQTEVEEYILIDDYAHHPTEITATIRSARQKFPDKEVIAIFQPHTFSRTKTFLQEFADSLSLADHVYLCDIFSSARESEGDLSIQDLSDLIPNCQLLTTDSIDVLEKHHEAVHLFMGAGDVQKFQRAFMEKITKQ
- a CDS encoding YtxH domain-containing protein, encoding MTHYKPNYNNPEYNEQFYREKSRQTESYLPQPKEYSPDYYSNSMYTSDEVNGKDFLIGALVGGVIGAAAALFLAPKTGKELRENVSTQAVNLKDKTAEFSTTAKEKTSQLSSQLKEQSTTMMEKVKSKKGTTGPMDDGTASSEGEEPIDFVETIEQTIENSSAETPTSQALKEAVEEQK
- a CDS encoding thioredoxin family protein codes for the protein MMELETTEQLQGFKNGDFTVFHFTADWCPDCRFLDPILPTIENEHPEITFVTIDRDKFIDVCVGMDIFGIPSFVAFKNGNEVGRFVSKERKTKEEIEQFLHTL
- a CDS encoding HAD family hydrolase, producing the protein MKAIIFDMDGTLFQTATILEPALEATFDELRKNNVWDGSTPIELYRSIMGVPLPIVWQHLLPNHSASSRHKADTIFQKKLIELIANGNGALYPHVLDIFRYLEEKDRSIFIASNGLVDYLRAIVQFYKLDQWILETFSIQQIDSLDKGELVKLIKESYSITDAIVVGDRLSDFSAAKENGFPSIGCDFDFAHKEELSQADIIIQDLREIKKFV
- a CDS encoding DNA translocase FtsK, whose translation is MKLFIQKIGKMIFSDHEEESDHLSTNEIEHTYTKKTPFRFPVLSDDEVEKWKNISIPNDTVIEPTKPNYKSTPEPASVIKNRTKPTLSATKKMYRPTEFISPIHGKNQSTPKPIEELLKAKENQVRSEDSIEHAQPTESHQVDKATIERHHSMIQPNVNTIENNEKSFSITNETKQIPSDSSPNERTALTSNSAKNQSSDVLEKHLATSNVSTISTETTRNHTKGQNAPSIVTAGDSSDSPLKGGEHQSSQETPKETKKSLPFNVMMLSSDKKRLAEKQDVPFAKQMERNHIEVPANHVSTDSSVQGGVTISEETPELSSVNDGVRNNPTRTISEENSTSLEQPVSTNYTSNETDSGHRSPSTHLFPPAHLLNQPLGEVQDLEWMQHQAAQLVEALSYFQVKGEVVQMVQGPAVTQFELKVSQGTKVSKIRNLADDLKLALAARDIRIQAPIPGKSSIGIEIPNRTSRAVNLSEVTNHSTFMNSESPVQAALGLDLTGTPISIDLRKMPHGLIAGATGSGKSVCINSLLVSLLYKASPKDLKLLLIDPKVVELAPFNHIPHLISPVITDVKAATAALKWAVEEMERRYQLFAHSGARDIERYNHLAENNKSYSLKLPYIVIVIDELADLMMMAPSEVEESICRIAQKARACGIHLILATQRPSVDVITGLIKANIPTRIAFSVSSQIDSRTILDTQGAERLLGRGDMLYLGNGMSSPIRIQGTFVTDDEIEQIVEHARAQGEPDYVFVQEELIKRVDSAVDQDELLEEACRFIVEQSSASTSLLQRKFHIGYNRAARLIDSMEEQGFISGQNGSKPREVLISSSDITSFFD
- a CDS encoding DUF948 domain-containing protein, which produces MENLLYIAALIAAIAFLVLCVGLAMTLFSLKKTLNSVSQTMAGLEGQLQGVTRETTDLLHKTNGLAADIQVKSEKLNTVVDAVKNVGESVNGLNTSVRRITSSISTEVERNEDKIAQVVQWSNVAFGIRDKWKEKKAIEEARAASTIRRNVNDTL
- the ytpR gene encoding YtpR family tRNA-binding protein — protein: MTQAFYNNNGIGDVLLVQLNDTKPQEIITETKGDITLIKDEANTILGFNLFKASTYFHWEEQGAIEWNEEKIAAVKEALNKNNVSLTFEVDLSPKFVVGYIVSKDAHPNADKLSVCQVDVGEETVQIVCGAPNVAAGQKVVVAKVGAVMPSGMHIKDSELRGLASAGMICSAKELNLPNAPQEKGILVLEENAEIGSKFM
- a CDS encoding DUF1444 family protein, encoding MKPLELIEMLKTKLPESTWEYDYNREQNSLKITRRTLKKGITISIGSLIAKYELNADKAIDEVVYLVEQTFLAMEKEQKGIQASLDQVYPIIRSTSFPKVSKGNQEFLTEEHTAETRIFYALDLGNTYRLLDVEMVKQLGWSNDQVKESARFQVKKLPVDTKMDIVSDNVFYFLNHNDGYDASRLLNEKFLEDMSIQIQGDMTLSVPHQDVLIIGDIRNEMGYDILAQMTMHFFTTGKVPITSLSFVYENGELEPIFILAKTKPDKEKDK
- a CDS encoding cell division protein FtsA translates to MSEKLFALDIGTRSIVGIILEESEGKYHVRDLVVEEHKERAMLDGQIHNVLAVADAINIVKNKLETTHGPLQKVSVAAAGRALKTEQAFVEISIENRPLFSEEDVNRLEIAAVQQAQSQLLQDESNTKQTHYYCVGYSVLFYRLDGEEIGSLVDQQGKVASVEVIATFLPRVVVESLMSALKRADLEMEGLTLEPIAAINVLIPTSMRRLNVALVDIGAGTSDIAITDRGTVVAYGMVPTAGDEITEALSDQFLLDFPLAEKVKRNLRTEEFVSIQDILGFDTDVASEEVIVQIEPAIRRLANEISIEILRLNNQQAPKAVMLVGGGSLTPKITTILAELLQLPENRVAIRGIDAIQSLTKEDHIPITPELVTPIGIAIAAKKAPIHYLSVRVNEQVVRLFELKEMTVGDAFLAANIKARNLYGKPGLAISIDVNGSAIHIPGEHGKPSEIFVNGKTATTKTFIQQHDEITILPGEDGANASVTVKSIIDDATIKTITVNGRMYVVEPTILINGKKETLDYVLKERDSVSFMPILTIEQALRKINREDLLQLLKPYQLTIDGKVTYFPEFTATMKVNTKVAKNSYPLEDNANIVIEAKNSSTARAIIESLGEKVMDGIRVKFQSEVVELSKEITSIYVREQKMKLEELIPTGTSIHLKKHPIEPWIFQDVFRFANWQLPNSVKGQIAILKNNEPSGFDSPIFGGDTLEIVFT